TGTATAATAAACAAAATATCCTACATAAAACATGTGTATAAGTAAATTAACACAGTTCTACACAGGTGTATAATAAACAAAATATCCTACATAACACATGTGTATAAGTAAATTATTGTAGTTCTACACAGGTGTATAATAACAAAATATCCTACGTATCAGATTATACATCTGTGTATACCTGAGTATACAACGCCCATGTTAAACACACTGTTTAACACATAATTTACCTAAAGTATCagattatacatatatgtataaaacAATTACTGTACATATATGAACTCTATCAAAGCCATCACTTATCACAAAATCAGAGAACAACACACTGTTTAAATTACCAAAGAAAAACGCCCCTTAATTACCAAATTCGGTTTTATTTATAAATCCCTTACCTTCGATTTTTTTCCAAATAAgcttcaaaaaaaaaacaaatataataagCACACGATGTGTTTAAACACAGATGTATAATAAACTGGCATAGACATTTGTTAAAACAGGGTATAGCTATGTCTCTGATCGGTTGAGCCCAACAATTAAACCAATAATTTACAAAATTGGAGAAAAATCTACAAAAATCTAACACGTCAAACCTAAATCCACAAACTTATACAAATTATCGTACAACGAAAGATTTTTGTATGAACTACAAACTCAAGCCCTAGATTTTCTTTACACAATCGGGCTAAACAGGGTAAGACGAAACCGAAGTACACATTATATGGTACCTTTGTTTGTCGTTGAAAGAAGATACACGCCATAGAAAATGGTAGGTGTATGGTCGTTTCGCCTGAAAAGCTATATACGCAAGATTGTTGTGTACAGAGAGAGATGAAGATCTTTTAATTTTGAAGAATGATTTGATCATGTGTAACTGACATAGGGATTGCAAATTTTCAATAAAAGAAACGATTACATTCTCCCAGGTTGCAAAGAAAGAAGAGTTGAAATTACATATTCACCCTTGTTTCTTTTAATTTTAGGAGAAGTTATTAAGAAGAAATTACAATCTTGTCATTCATAAAAAAATCTAGATCTCAACAATCAATGGATaagatttgttcattttgttcacaaaaatTACTATGGTTCACTCATGAACCCCACCCTATAATGAAAtgtataaatatttctttatcaAGAGGTTAATTATAACCATGAAAATCCAAGGATGCAATGTTTTTAGTAAATATACATTAATTAGTCATATAATGTTTTTTAAAATAACAAAAGTGAAAGGATTAATTTCAATCATACCAAGCAACTATTACCAAGTTACCAACCTAAAAAATATTAGTAAATATACATTAATTAGTCATATAATGTTTTTTAAAATAACAAAAGTGAAAGGATTAATTTCAATCATACCAAGCAACTATTACCAAGTTACCAACCTAAAAAATATGCGTATAATGCAAATTGATATAACAATTTCTTCACAATTTGCATAACATTGCATTGCTGAGTGTTCTAAGAAAGGCTTTAAGCTCATAACTGATTGATCCATATGGCAGCCTGAGAAGAGACACATCACAAttatttgagagagagagaaagagatggaTATGGTAAAGATCAAGAAGATGAAGTTAAAATCATAAGAAACAACTTAAGAGGTTGATGTTTTTGGCATTTCAAACCTTTCTTTGTCTCTTCTTTTGTTAATTCTATCGGCAGTTACCTTATAACCGTTCGTTTATACGCTAACtatttcatatatattttttaaatctttttcgtTGGGCATCACGTATGGTTATCGTTTCAAAGTATCTGTTTTGTCGCCTGCTTTGGCGAACTCAGATTTCCATTTTAATTACTTGTGTCACTGGTAAATTGGAGACGCTTGATTCTCGAATGGTAGATACATCTAATATAACACATGAAAAACAAGTATAACACATAAATCTTTTCAATGGATGTCACATATGGGTCCCATATATTAGCACATAAATCTTTTCAACGAGTGTCACCTATAGGTTGCAGTAAATTCAGATTTTCCTATTACCACAATAGACGACTTGTACCTGAAAActttcatttttcatgttataAAAGCTAatataatttttttcttttatatataaacTACTGGTCGAGTTACATCAATATCGCAGGTAAGCGatcaacaagctgcgccgctacccctttctgaatagtAAACCTGAAGGGTATGGTCCTAAATCTCGCGCCAGCTaaaccgcgagtgaccattacccttatcaaataGCCCCCACCAGCAATAAACGCGTCCACGCGGAcgcatccttcgaatccaatcggtcTAAGGATAAGCCTTACCTTGTGCATAAAAGCAGACGTacatagcgatgcggctggcaccgcatcatatgggcattttcgtcacgacaagggatgcaggcaacaACAACAGTCACCACGGACGGCGATGCAGCTTGGCACCgcgtctcgcgtatttcttgatcaaagcaTGAGACGCGGGAACGTCAGAagttaccgcaaacagcgatgcggcccgcaccgcatcctgtgcactcagcaagtgggactgacaccacagagcaagtagcaccaatgacagtcgcctgtcaggtctacgtaagcgacagactaaCGTCGCTTCACATCCATAActgacaagcctgacacacctgcgaaggtgcagcatgtcgtcagtccgtccatccacctcctccttcactcctcggctataaataccaaccccaaaccaggtttaaGGTATCtattcacaactctctcactactactactatcgcATTTTGCTttccaagcaaactactgattctcacgccggagagtgataacaaggagcaccccaccccatcctccttgttacgagtcacggcttgtttccttgtgcaggagatcaaccggcggacgatccagccagcgatcctcgagaggaagggattaacccttcttgacgagatcagtgagttaaccctgcctggttaaccattgtttcaccAAAACCCTAGCCTATTAAACACAAACCCTTGGCCCCCTGTTGATGAGCATCTGCTGTGGACAACATTTTGGACCCTAGTCAACAAACAGATAGCTTCTAAAGCTAGGGAGCCAAATGCGTCGAAGGCGAAGGGGACAAATGCATGTTGGTATGCACATGCTTTAGCGTGTTTATCCACCTTTTTAGATTCCGCTTTCCTTATAGTCTGTCCTGCTACAAACCCGCTTTCCCTTAAACCAGCTAAGGGGGAGACTCTTGTGAGatccacacaagcatgtttccctcccacccagccaaagacgagcagatccgCTGGTCTCAATATAGATCTCCCTTCCATCAGATCTGTAAGAAAATTCACAGGGGCCTCCTTCTTGGCAGAAATCCCCGCTCTTCTCAAGATGTCCCTATAGCTAATATGAAAAATGGAATTATAAGACATGATCACCCTATAGCTACAACTACAAGTTTTCTAGCTATACCAAGTTATAGTTGtaattcttttatttaatattagttaGTAGTTTCATTTGTGGGTTGTGTATGACAACACACCTTTTtgggaaaaaaaaaactatgtatGAACTATGAAAACACGATCTGGTAGAATTAGGTGgattttaatatataataattaatagaAAGGAAGGCTACGTATCTTTTCTTGTAAATAGCTCCAATTGTCTCTTCTGTGGTGCAAGTTCACATAAGTTGATATATGGGGTGGGTTACCGTGTTAAGTACGCTACATGATCACCTTGATGGCCATACATGATACATTATACATATGTCAACATATGAGACAACTTTCGATTTTGAGATTCTTTATTTTGGCTTGAATATATAAGGTACGATAGTTTCCTAAGGGGTGACAATTACAAAGCTTCTTTTTGTATATCATCTTAGAATATTATTAGCTACATTCCACAGTTTAGCAACCAGGAGGGTttgatatatattattatatttgaATATTGCTTGATGATCTCGTTTCAGTATAAAGCCATTTTCTTAGTAAAAAGTGTAAGAGTTAATGAGAAGACAACATACACACGTGAATTTCTTAGGCGAAGGGTACTTGCGTCCATATATGTATGTAACTTTTGAGCTCACATATATCTATACATCATCTAATACGTAATCAGAAATCACTATAGAATATAGACTAGTACACATTCGTTTTGTGTATATGCGTTGGACAATGGACACATATTCACATCGTGTGTAAAATGGGATAACCACATCGTGTAAATTGGATAACCATACTATACAATCATCATACGATGCATATTTACAACTATTAAAATGTGTAATATTTTAACAACAATACTATGTTCATAGAGTGAATAAGTCTCAATTTTATgatataattttttaaatataacaatgTATATGAAGGCTATTCGAGTTTCAATGAGTTAATGCGTACATGGAAAATCTTCCTAGAAAAAGTCAAAACACCACATATTCACTCTTTTTTTTACCCCTCCCGTCACTAATTAAGGAAGAATGAAGATAAAAACTCCATTTTCCTTCTCATTTTTTCTTCCCTTCCCTCCACTTCCTTTCAACTTGGAAGGATTGATTTTAATCCAAACTTTCGTTTCTTTCCCTTCTTTTCCTTTCATTTCTCTCTAAAAAAATTCTCTAGAACACATCGTTTTTTATTTCCTTTCATTTCCCTCCTAAAAAAAATCTATGGAACACAACCAAGTTTATTCTTTCCTTCTCTTCCTttttaaatgaaactcgggaacacaaTAACTTCCAGTTAATTATAAAATTGCCACAGTATACATCAACTCTAACCATTAAATTGATTTTCCTTTCTATGTTTTTTTAGAGACATAAATGGACTTTGTATTTTTtcttccatatatatatatacataaagaaTTTTCTTAAATCTATTTTGGGATGAAGATTTCAGAAAGCGTTTAATGCACTACTCATGCAGTCATGCTTGCGTTTTCacataaattaaataaagaatGAACTTATAAAAATATAGTATGAAAGAAGAAGCTAGATATTATATGCTCTTTGGACTAGGTCAAGCTGAATAGATTAAAAAGACTGAATATTTTAATCTCTTCTCCCCCAATCATACTCCAAATGGTTTCATATAATCTAATGGCCAAAAATTAAATACTGAAAAAACAAAGAGGTGTGTACAAAGAGTAAGACCCTTTCAGCTGTTTCTCTCATTTTGATGCCTATATATATAAGTGCATCAGAATTCATATGATACACATCAACGAATATAGTTACCAAGCccaaaaagtaaaaataatatagAGTAAATGGCTAGGAAGAGAAAAGTTGCCAATGATCAAGAACACATCATGAGTGATCATCCTGAAGAAAACACAGCTTGGGATGATATGGTTAAAGACTCAGCCGTTGCAGCGGCACTAGGCGGCCCACGACGAGCTCGAAAGCGGTTTGTGGGTGTCCGCCAACGGCCCTCGGGTAGGTGGGTGGCTGAAATCAAGGACACCATACAGAAAATTAGAGTATGGCTAGGTACCTTTGACACAGCTGAAGAAGCAGCTAGAGCTTATGATGAAGCTGCTTGCTTGCTAAGGGGAGCCAATACTCGAACCAACTTCTGGCCTTCAACCCAATCATCTTTAACCACACCCGCCCTTCCCTCCAAGATCACAAACCTACTTCTTCACCGGCTCAAAGCCAGAAACAATTCTTTAGCAGCCATGGGTTCAGGTGGTTCATCTCATAACACTTGTTCTCAACTAACCATTGATCATGATCTTGATCATGATGACAAGAAGCAACAGGAGGAAGTTAATGACATGTTTGAGTTCCAAGATTCAATCTTTACTGATTTTCTCAATGACACGGATGAGTATATTCCTGATAACAATGAGATTATGCCATCTTTGCCTGTTAAAGATGATTATCTTGATTTGGATAATCATGATGATCAAATGGTGTCTCTATCTTCAAGCGATGACACAAACAATGGAGGTGTgattgaagatgatggtgaagaaGAAGAGTGTAGTGATGTAGGAGTGATTGATTTCGGGTTCGTTGATGAACTCGGGTCATCTTGTAGTTTTTCTCCTTTTGAAATAGCTCAAGAAATAGCATCAAGTTCCATTAATGAGGAGGTTTACAATGGAGAAGGCGAAGAGCCGTTAACAATATCCGAAGCAATGAAGAGGATGAAATATGAGCGAAAGTATTCGGCTTCTCTTTATGCTTTTAATGGCATACCAGAGTGCTTGAAGCTGAAACTTGGACTGGGAGGGGGTTCAAAGTCTAGAGAAAGGTCCAAACTGCAACGGACCGTTTGTCATCAGGGGGTCGATAAGAAAGACGAAGAATCAAAGAAGGATGTTGATGGAGAGGGTAGTGTGGGTTCTTCAACAACTAATGTTATTGATGGAGAGTTATCATTATGGAGCTCTCTCGATCTTCCAACAATTTGTTATGTTAATTAAAGCTAGCTTAAAGAGGTCTTAGTTTCAAGCTGACCATGTAGTGTTGCCATATTGTTTTTGTATTATGAGTTTTGTGATGTTCATCAGTCCATGAAAATTATAGGTTGTATGGTATGAAATTTTACTGACTCTGAAAGGTTTGACATATCTTCATTACTAAAATGATATATTGATATTGTACCTACgagcaatgttttaaaatccggttttttAATCATACCGGATTAGGCACAAAAATGGTTAACCAGTTGAACCGGGTTGTGCcgggcggttcaaccgggttgactagttaattgtataatttcataaattacaacattaactcaaaaaataatccaaaattgGATTAAAATGGAAATATGGAACGAAGGATGGAGTGAAGGAAGTCTGGAACAAGTCCCAAATGATGGAGTGATGAAacaagttttgaattttgatcGATGGAGATAAAATATTAAAAGCTGTTAGGTTAAAGCTAAGAGTAAACATGGAGATGGGACGATAAAAAGTAAAATCCTAACCAAAACATAGACCTGAGACAGTACCGGTACGAcggttcaaaccggtataccggattttaccggcGGTACAAAGTCTATGTCGTTTCTCTTACTTACCGGGGTGTTTCGGACCGGATTTACATCCGAAAACGGTAATACCgttataaccggccggtatttaccggtttttaaaacattccCTATGAGACTTAAGATAACTGTCAATGCAACTATTAATGTGATTATTCCAAGTATACTGAGAATCATTCATGTAAGGATCGTGTTCGGGATTCTTACTCTTAGATCCATTATTCAGATAACTAAAATTCCGATAAAAAGAACTTTCTAGCTCAGGATGATCATCGTCAACCtcaaaaatatgattttcaaTATCAAAATATAAAGAATAAATGTCCCCATTACTATCTTTAACTAAAAAAGTATCGTCAGAGATTAAATTACGAAGGTCTTTGACGCCAAAAAAAAGATCAACATTACTGTAATTGTCATGACCACCCCAACTCTACCCCAACTCTGAATGTTTTTATCCGTATCATTTATATTCGGATCTTTACTTTCGCTGGCATTTTCAATAGGACCAAGACTGCTCGTTGATTTACTTAGCCTACATCTGTGTTCGAACTCCTTCTTAAATAACATCGAATTTAACCCCACCATCTTTTCATATAGTTTTATTGCTCCATATTTGCATGAAAATATAATACATGAATAGTCATTCGACGAAAAATCCTTTATTTGAATATTGTATTTCCTATCAGGAATAAGCATATAAATCCAATCACTAGGATTATTAACTAATAAGGAGTGTGAGTATTGAAAAAAAGATTTGTTCTCTCCACGAACCTACGAATAATTTTTTCGTAAAATCTCGtctaataaataataatataataagttAAGTTTCTATTACAATACGAATACATAACAAAAAGTACAATATATAGGATGGGTAGAAAGAGTTGTGATACCtatctgtgtgtgtgtgtcggAGGAGGGGGGGaatgtatatacccaaaaaattatacgaaaactacatactctccactactgagcggaAAATTCGAGGGGTcagccgccccctcccgccccttaaaagcttcaCCCATGCCTGTCGATCTTACTAAAAAGAGTCATCATACTAGAAATGACAATCATGACTCATTTTGGAAGAATAAGTTGATTTGGGTagaaaaaataaattacatatggGTTCATTAGGCTCTACTCAAGTTATACAACAAGACAGTTTGAGTTTACTCAAATTACACACCGGCTCAAAAGAGTTAACtgattttataaaacttgctaacTTAAAACATGTCCAAATAAATCACTATCGCCCATGACAGAGGCGGACTTAGAAGCTTActaggggtagcacgggctacctCTCAACACtgtctccgtagtgtaaaaataccccttaactccattttcgtagtgtaaaaatacatCTCAACTCCGTTTCCGTTATATAAGGGATACCCCTgattctaaaaaaaaaattaggatacccctaactttttgggctagttccgccactagCCCATGACCGTTGTTTGTTGACACAGCTTATTCGTCATCGTCGCTACCAGCCCCACCACAGCCACCTTCACCAACTTAATTCAACCCGATGCCATTATGATCAAACCTAGTTTTGGCCCGGTCCCATTTTGACGTGTACTCGACCCACCTATTTGCTAGACTTATGACGAAGTGAAGAAGCAATAATAACGAATAGAAATAATTTCTAAAGAAAATGTGCTTGATAACTAAATTTCTTTAACAACACGTACGAATACGATGCCCCTTTATAATAATAAATTCTAAATTTGACATGTTTGCCATATTTTCAAAATTACAAATTAACT
Above is a window of Helianthus annuus cultivar XRQ/B chromosome 14, HanXRQr2.0-SUNRISE, whole genome shotgun sequence DNA encoding:
- the LOC110905948 gene encoding ethylene-responsive transcription factor ERN1 → MARKRKVANDQEHIMSDHPEENTAWDDMVKDSAVAAALGGPRRARKRFVGVRQRPSGRWVAEIKDTIQKIRVWLGTFDTAEEAARAYDEAACLLRGANTRTNFWPSTQSSLTTPALPSKITNLLLHRLKARNNSLAAMGSGGSSHNTCSQLTIDHDLDHDDKKQQEEVNDMFEFQDSIFTDFLNDTDEYIPDNNEIMPSLPVKDDYLDLDNHDDQMVSLSSSDDTNNGGVIEDDGEEEECSDVGVIDFGFVDELGSSCSFSPFEIAQEIASSSINEEVYNGEGEEPLTISEAMKRMKYERKYSASLYAFNGIPECLKLKLGLGGGSKSRERSKLQRTVCHQGVDKKDEESKKDVDGEGSVGSSTTNVIDGELSLWSSLDLPTICYVN